The Silene latifolia isolate original U9 population chromosome Y, ASM4854445v1, whole genome shotgun sequence sequence TAGGAGATCAATAGAAGCTCTCTCACCTTTGCAGAACATAATAAGGTCATCAGCAAAGCAAAGATGAGTAAGGTTGATCCTCTTACATAAAGGATGGTACCTGGACTTTCTATGTTGTTGAACAATCAGCAAGATTCTACTAAGGTAGTccaagcaaagggtgaataaaaGAGGGGAAAGTGGATCACCCTGTCTTAATCCCCTTTGCCCCTTAAAAAACCCAAATGTTTCCCCATTGAGTGAAAGAGAATAAGAAGGGGTAGTTACACATTGCATCAGAAGATCAGTGAACTTTTTAGGAAAGCCAATAGCCTCAAGCATATCAGAAACAAAAGACCACTTAATAAAGTCATATGCTTTTTGAAGGTCAGGCTTCATCAACCCCCTAGGGGAACAACTCTTCCTGTTATACATCTTAATAAGGTCATGGGAAATAAGTATATTGCCTACAATGTCTCTTCCTTTGATAAAAGCCCCCTGAGAGGGACTAATAATATCAGGGAGAATACGACTCATTCTAGCACAGATTACCTTAGACAAACATTTGTAGATAGTATTGCAACATGCAATTGGTCTGAATTGCATCACAGTCTCAGGGATCTCAGTCTTAGGTATTAAAGTGATGATAGTATTGTTGACTTGCTTCAGTAGTTTCCCAGAAGCATTAACATTTTTGATAGCACTAATCACTTCAGCACCCACAATAGACCAATTGTCTTTGAAGAACTGGCTGCTGTAACCATCTGGTCCAGGAGCCAAACATAGCAGCTTTGATTTCCTCTCCAGTAACTTCAGCATTAAGgatatcacaatgttcttgagtAAGACAATTCCCACGTTTTACAATTTTTTTATTTAGAGGGTTGACAGGAGTAGAGTTCCCCAGCAGGTTTTGATAGTAGTCCTCAAATGCCTGCTGAATATCCTTAGGATCAGAACAGAGATCATTATTCATGTCCCTGATATGAAACACCCTATTTCCAGCCCTTCTCTTCTTGATAGCAGCATGAAAGAAGGCAGTGTTCTCATCCCGTGACTTCATCCAGTCACACTTTGCCTTTTGTTTCAGAAACTGGTCCCTTGCTTTAAACATTTCAGTCAACTCTCTGGCACAAGCTCTCTCATTCTCAATCCACTCCTTGTTCAAAGGGTCAGTAACAAGAAGGGATTGGAAATGTTTTTAGGGACAATTCAGTCAAATGGGTAAGGTTCTCAATATCCTCAAAATTCTCCTTATTAAGTTTCAACAAACCTTTCTTCAAACCCTTTAACTTACTAACAACTCTGAACATGGGCGTGCCCTGCACATCCCTATTCCAGCCAGCTAACACAACATCCTTATAATCAGTGGCCATAGACCACATGTTAAAGTACTTGAAAGTAGTTCCCCTCCTCTGTCTCTCTTCCTCAAAGTGGACCAAACCAGGGCAATGGTCAAAAAGTCCCTCAGGGAGGAAGTGAACATAGCTATCAGGGAATTGTTCAAGCCAATCCTCATTGATAAATGCCCTGTCAATCCTACTGTAAATAAGAGTATCATTCCCTTGTTTGTTATTCCAAGTGTAGAATGCCCCTCTTGCAGTCATATCAGTCAAATGACATCCCCTAATGGTATCAGCCATAGGTTTAATTTCAGCATTAGTTATCTCAGCACCCCCAATCCTCTCATTTCTCCCCATGATAGCATTGAAGTCACCACAAAGAAGCCAAGGAGCATAAATCTAAAGATGATAGGATCTAATACTTTGCCAAAGAGGATCTCTATCTCCCAGTGTGTTAAGGCCATACACCACTGTAAAATAgaatcccttccttcttgcattatcaaaaacttttgtgtGAATACATTGAATAGTAGCATCCAAGACATCCACATCAAACAAACCAGGGTCCCAAATGAGCCAAACCCGAATCTAAAATATTCCGaatatttttattccataaattaattttatatcttttggcaaaaGATATCctgaaaatcttattttaaggaataaggaagcagagatccaccgcaattccataaaagaaacgcggaatttgttcttccgcaggaggaaacctctggcgaaaggacgcagcacctgctgcgcctcttccaaaggtcgcagcAATTCTTGCGCGCCTCTTCCCGCTCTTTCTCGCGTGTTTTCAgattttttccgtgatttgtttccaaagtttgagtcattccataactctccatattttatagtataaatagggaccttcgttccacatatttttcacgcgagtgtccgcccttctcttctccctttgcattctaagaccgtgctctaagcttttgacgtctacgtgcttgatcaaccgaccacgtaagctcagatcaatctaagtaccagtcacgttgcaagACCGACGAATTTGACCGCTACACATCAataaatttaatctaaatcctcttacgaggggactttcatcatacattcgagtcgagcaatcactaaaacgataacttagttaatctcgtttcatcaaacatgtaagtctgagggtgtaaatcctatctttattattgtattgtatttttgtatcaattaatgtaatatttacgtcaaaagtatgtttaaaatCAACTTATAAAACCCTATTATCAAACTGATCTTACGAATTAACAGTGGGCAGACGTTGAGAAGAAAcgtagcatctgctgcgcctcttccagaggctgccgcagttcctgcttttcttcttcttcctcggttctctgatgatttcgttccttttgttttgttctttgttttctttctttcattcataTATAATAAATCTTGTAATacatattcttaataattatGCTTTGCTTTACGgttcaaatcccaaataatcgatatttgtgggttttcgccattaaatcaaacccgaatttttagagactcgatttgttcatatcaagtttctgagatTCGTCTTTGTACATGTTTTCAGTTTATTTCCAGTTTGTCACGCCTTTCAACTCGTTTTCGTCTTCATAAATATAACCTAGTTTGACATAACTTGCTTTAATTAGCCTTTAATTCATTTTAGTTAGTTTTAATTCGTTCTTATCGCTTTTACGACGATTTCATATGTTAATAATACgataaatcactttcatccaagTCAAATATCAACAATCAACCATTAAAATTGCCAACGAACATTAAACAACTAGCAGGTctgacttcacaaccagaactcacctcaggaaaagacgcagtgaccactgcgcctcttcctagggacgcagcaatgctgcgcATGTTTCGGGGTGATTTCTATCTCTGAACTTCCATTCTTTCTTTGACCTAATTCTTTAATTACACAATTAATCGAcaattaatcgtaatatcacccttaatctgtccgTGTTTTCTAACCTAGTTTATTTTCCTTTACTTTTCTCAAATTGTCtttcttaagtatatttttgacgtaaatcattaaatcgttgtaatttattgtaattttaattatcgcaatttatttattatattttattattgtatgatttatttacttgtttttcatATGTAATCAATCCTAAACCCAAATTTtacattaatgagtgctaattacttgttcaccgacttagttaattctcacatactaggatcaaaacgttggatgttgcattgcatgcatataatcgacagcatatcgagtatgaataacttccctaatcattagtagagcccgctatcgaggcgggcggaattaggtgttcagtaaaaggacttcctaatacgtaccctcaccccttactccagagcTCTGTGAACATccttgttcattggcatccacgagatcTCTGTGAACATGCTAAggttaacgagttcttagtgttcatgtcactactttgtgtcttgacatggcatgaagtattcgaatggttccaatttcccataaaaattggtggcgactccacaaatgcaaacgcttgttcccaagcgcccccatgggccccccgtgtccacagtttggcgactccgctggggagtaatacacttacatgttgccaagggtgaaacttgaataaggttagggaatagtttatatgagacagttgtcggtgttcattactcgaccttcttaggtcgttttattcggccttcctaggcccaacccaacccattcaaccaatcgtcccgtctggacggtccaaattcttatctgggccttcAGATAGATATCAATTAACGTCAActataccgtggtacatactcatgtttgtatcaagggctttcactactcgaggaaatggactcgGAActgaccttactcttgtttggcacagacctctccacagaccagggtttgattgcttggtatggcaaccaacctcttaagccaaaaccctttttaatgcactcagcatacagttataatgcatgtatgaatgcttgtatcatatgtgatcaccattttttaaacaaaaccatgacgaaatttctgtaaaatcaaaaaaccattttaaaatgtaaacacttttaaaaatggccgaaattagcgcaaaatgagtcgaaactctgtccaaatcgcCAGTCAAAATTTGGGCCTCAAAACCCTTTTCAAAACCTCACCTTGAGTCAgtactcctacaactacactacagtttccttggacaaacatttcaagactttgtcattttcaaatctcacttaacacagtggcacactcccacttcacaagttgagtcttttctttgagtaagtgtgctggaatggtcgatcgtgttttgatttgttGTCAAtttcttatccagtttccaagatgcctgaaactagtaccacaagtGCTAGTGGTCAACCCCacaatggtaatgatcaaatcctagctgcactcGTCCATCTCCaagcaagccaagaccaagcttatgatcgcctcaacgctattgaaggccgaattgttgctgtggaAACCAGACTCCCTCCTGCAGAAAACGATATTCCTAGCGAGATCGTGCAtaataaccttccaccctttgttggacaacaagaaaccaaccctttaataggtcctactgaagttgaaaagcgactccaatacttggaggagcaactaatgtactttaagggagatgacatctatagggagaataatcgcaagtatgaggccgtgaatggTCATGCGCCAACCAACtgcaacatgactgacatcccaaagttcaaggggcatgaaaatgttaggttcatatacctattattagactcttctaatagtgaactaattaacttcttaatttgtgttctttagatttagtgcatgcataacaaaataagagatttataagaaaaata is a genomic window containing:
- the LOC141629861 gene encoding uncharacterized protein LOC141629861 codes for the protein MGRNERIGGAEITNAEIKPMADTIRGCHLTDMTARGAFYTWNNKQGNDTLIYSRIDRAFINEDWLEQFPDSYVHFLPEGLFDHCPGLVHFEEERQRRGTTFKYFNMWSMATDYKDVVLAGWNRDVQGTPMFRVVSKLKGLKKGLLKLNKENFEDIENLTHLTELSLKTFPIPSCY